One Microbacterium keratanolyticum DNA window includes the following coding sequences:
- a CDS encoding ABC transporter permease yields the protein MIARFLRHPLGVAGLVLVGIPLLAALVSLVWTPYDPTAFAPADRWLAPSPAHLLGTDAGGRDLFSVLLVGAQSTMLATLIATLIAVVIGLPLAMAAALASRRLGLLLERGIDIAIAFPTLVLAIILVTSYGASLWVSSLAIGLGGAVVIARTMLPELRGAMASPYVTLATAGGVGVIGILWRHVLPNAAPTLFIRATQLLSVAALAEAGLSYLGFGTPPPTPSWGRTLADLQSQVLVRPEVLIAPSLAITTLVIGFALLGDALRDALEPDQARRPSRSQPVSAISASTEKVPA from the coding sequence ATGATCGCTCGCTTCCTCCGACACCCCCTCGGAGTCGCCGGGCTCGTGCTCGTCGGCATCCCGCTGCTGGCAGCTCTCGTCTCCCTCGTCTGGACGCCGTACGATCCGACCGCCTTCGCGCCGGCCGACCGCTGGCTCGCCCCCTCACCGGCACACCTCCTCGGCACAGACGCCGGCGGGCGAGACCTGTTCAGCGTCCTCCTCGTCGGCGCGCAGTCCACGATGCTCGCGACGCTCATCGCGACCCTCATCGCCGTCGTCATCGGACTCCCCCTTGCGATGGCCGCGGCACTCGCCTCCCGCCGACTCGGACTCCTGCTGGAGCGCGGCATCGACATCGCGATCGCCTTCCCGACCCTCGTGCTCGCGATCATCCTGGTGACCTCCTACGGCGCGAGCCTGTGGGTGTCGTCGCTCGCGATCGGCCTCGGCGGCGCGGTGGTGATCGCTCGCACGATGCTGCCCGAACTGCGCGGGGCGATGGCGAGCCCCTACGTCACGCTCGCCACAGCGGGTGGTGTCGGGGTCATCGGCATCCTGTGGCGGCACGTGCTCCCGAACGCGGCGCCCACGCTGTTCATCCGGGCGACGCAGCTGCTCTCCGTCGCCGCCCTTGCCGAGGCCGGCCTCTCCTACCTCGGTTTCGGCACTCCGCCACCCACCCCGTCCTGGGGACGCACGCTGGCCGACCTCCAGTCTCAGGTGCTCGTGCGCCCGGAGGTGCTGATCGCTCCGAGCCTTGCCATCACGACGCTCGTGATCGGATTCGCGCTCCTCGGCGACGCACTCCGCGACGCGCTCGAACCCGACCAGGCACGGCGCCCTTCCCGCTCACAGCCCGTTTCCGCCATTTCCGCGTCAACAGAGAAGGTGCCCGCATGA
- a CDS encoding ABC transporter ATP-binding protein, which yields MTLLDIRNLTIRIDGRTVVDDVSLTVASGERVGLIGESGSGKSLTSMAILGLCPPRGEILGSVRVDGTETVGADAATIRGLRGRTVGCIFQEPQSALDPLLPIHRHLVAPLRAHGMLRRGTGRETAIRLAESVGLPDAAQLVRRYPHELSGGQRQRVMIAMAMSTSPRLLLADEPTTALDVTVQARVLRLMSHLVESSGAGSLLVTHDMAVAASQCDRIVVMQAGRIIEEGTPDELIRAPRTSYTAELIDAAYATSWQPSRLLEAVPA from the coding sequence ATGACACTGCTCGACATCCGCAACCTCACGATCCGCATCGACGGACGCACCGTCGTCGACGATGTCTCGCTCACGGTCGCCTCCGGGGAACGCGTGGGCCTCATCGGCGAGTCCGGCTCGGGAAAGTCCCTCACGAGCATGGCGATCCTCGGACTGTGCCCGCCGCGCGGTGAGATCCTCGGCAGCGTGCGGGTCGATGGCACCGAAACCGTCGGTGCGGATGCCGCGACGATCCGCGGGCTGCGTGGCCGGACGGTCGGCTGCATCTTCCAGGAGCCGCAGAGCGCGCTCGACCCGCTTCTGCCGATCCACCGGCACCTCGTCGCCCCGTTGCGCGCACACGGGATGCTCCGCCGGGGGACGGGCCGCGAGACAGCCATCCGCCTCGCGGAGAGCGTCGGCCTGCCCGATGCCGCCCAGCTCGTGCGTCGATACCCGCACGAGCTCTCCGGTGGACAGCGGCAGCGCGTCATGATCGCCATGGCGATGTCGACATCGCCGCGGCTGCTGCTCGCCGACGAGCCCACGACGGCGCTCGATGTGACCGTGCAGGCGCGCGTGCTGCGCCTGATGTCGCATCTTGTCGAGAGCAGCGGCGCAGGCAGCCTGCTCGTGACGCACGACATGGCCGTCGCCGCGTCGCAATGCGATCGGATCGTGGTCATGCAGGCCGGGCGGATCATCGAGGAGGGCACCCCCGACGAGCTCATCCGCGCACCCCGCACGAGCTACACCGCCGAACTGATCGACGCCGCTTATGCCACCAGCTGGCAGCCGAGTCGCCTCCTCGAGGCGGTGCCGGCGTGA
- a CDS encoding ABC transporter ATP-binding protein: MTVELFRAEGIGMTYPGMARPALHGVDLRIDAGRHLGIIGESGSGKSTLARILLGLQRPTTGTVMYRGAPVPAGRGRAARDFRRRVQVVLQDPFASLNPRMPIGRIIAEPVRALRPEWDAHDRATEMIAAVELPANVADRLPRELSGGQRQRVAIARALAVRPEVVIADEPVSALDVSVRAHVLRLLRRLAAHEDLTIVVVSHDLGIIDGLCADAIVMTQGRIVEQGPVIDVLEHPRHPYTRELIASVPMLPPRAPNDRGAHHGA, from the coding sequence GTGACGGTCGAGCTGTTCCGTGCCGAGGGCATCGGCATGACGTACCCGGGGATGGCCCGACCGGCGCTGCACGGCGTGGACCTTCGGATCGACGCAGGGCGCCACCTCGGCATCATCGGGGAATCGGGGTCGGGCAAGTCCACGCTGGCTCGCATCCTGCTCGGCCTCCAGCGCCCCACCACCGGCACCGTGATGTACCGCGGAGCGCCCGTACCCGCAGGGCGCGGTCGGGCGGCCCGCGACTTCCGCCGGCGGGTGCAGGTCGTGCTGCAGGATCCCTTCGCATCGCTGAACCCGCGCATGCCGATCGGACGGATCATCGCCGAGCCGGTCCGCGCGCTCCGTCCGGAGTGGGACGCGCACGACCGTGCCACGGAGATGATCGCCGCGGTCGAGCTGCCGGCGAATGTCGCCGACCGCCTTCCTCGCGAGCTCTCCGGCGGACAGCGGCAGCGCGTCGCGATCGCACGCGCTCTCGCGGTGCGTCCTGAGGTCGTGATCGCCGATGAGCCCGTCAGCGCGCTCGATGTGTCGGTGCGCGCACATGTTCTGCGCCTCCTGCGCCGACTGGCGGCACACGAAGACCTCACGATCGTCGTCGTCTCCCATGACCTCGGCATCATCGATGGGCTGTGTGCGGACGCGATCGTCATGACCCAGGGGCGCATCGTCGAGCAGGGACCCGTCATCGACGTGCTCGAGCACCCCCGCCATCCCTACACCCGCGAACTGATTGCGAGCGTGCCGATGCTGCCGCCGCGAGCCCCGAACGATCGAGGAGCACACCATGGCGCCTGA
- a CDS encoding tyrosine-protein phosphatase, protein MAPDRLITAAPLHNLRPVGGLPTRTGDVVRDDLIWRSAAPLSRRTPASEAVVALGVRAVVDLRDARERASTPGAWQHPVLQARPMPVFEDRLHEIRFADLSELYAVMIDESGAALARAFAAVSEHAAGGVLIHCTAGKDRTGVLSALVLDVLGVERTLVLDDFAQSQQRLGPSYLAELFADVDARSLPGIAAHRATASPPELLEGAFARIDGEWGGSSAYLRAHGLDEDAIPRLRTLMGVRDEA, encoded by the coding sequence ATGGCGCCTGACCGACTGATCACTGCCGCCCCCCTGCACAACCTCCGCCCGGTGGGCGGTCTGCCGACCAGGACGGGAGACGTCGTGCGCGACGATCTCATCTGGCGTTCGGCGGCCCCACTCTCGCGCCGCACCCCCGCCAGCGAGGCGGTGGTCGCGCTGGGCGTTCGCGCCGTCGTCGACCTGCGCGACGCCCGCGAACGCGCCTCCACTCCGGGAGCATGGCAGCATCCCGTGCTCCAGGCCCGCCCCATGCCGGTCTTCGAGGATCGACTGCATGAGATCCGTTTCGCCGACCTCTCGGAGCTCTACGCCGTGATGATCGACGAGAGCGGCGCGGCCCTCGCCCGTGCCTTCGCCGCCGTCAGTGAGCACGCCGCCGGCGGCGTGCTCATCCACTGCACGGCCGGGAAAGATCGCACGGGTGTGCTGAGCGCGCTGGTGCTTGACGTGCTCGGCGTCGAGCGAACGCTCGTGCTCGATGACTTCGCGCAGTCACAGCAACGCCTCGGTCCCTCGTACCTGGCCGAGCTGTTCGCCGATGTCGATGCAAGATCGCTTCCGGGGATCGCCGCGCATCGGGCGACGGCCTCGCCTCCGGAGCTTCTGGAAGGCGCCTTCGCGCGCATCGACGGCGAATGGGGAGGAAGCAGCGCCTATCTGCGTGCGCACGGCCTCGATGAGGACGCCATCCCGCGCCTGCGCACTCTCATGGGTGTGCGGGACGAGGCCTGA
- a CDS encoding MFS transporter, with the protein MTRTAALGTLAAVVGFLAFVEFTSGVLQGYYTPMLTDIARHLGIHDADVNWLEGAQLMLSALVVPAFAKLGDMIGHKRMLLISTALTAAAALVLPFTDSFVVFLVAWALMGFYVVWLPLEIALIWSRSRRMEGRSLITARAAGLLVAALEGGAIIGALVGGALIDVLPLTVVLLIPALLVVVCFFVILFGVKESPEPTGGTFDTVGLVLISLALICFTGGLGMLRLEGGLENPWSWGVVVLGLALIVPFVLWELRHADPLIDVRMFRSPALGPVFLTAGLFGVSVLGAQAPLSTFARTDPTVYGYGLGTTGFATSLIIGIYLIAMITGALLFPGIARRTAPRLTLMGASVLVGVGFLLFLPFHDTYLQLVTNMVIVGLGSGALVAALPAAAASAAPATQTGVATGLTNSVKTVGGAIASCIFGIALLQGVGGAVAEGTAGSLSGYFTVWIVCGVTALAAAALLVFVPKQAFTDRAAASEDEVVATP; encoded by the coding sequence ATGACGCGCACCGCAGCACTGGGCACTCTTGCCGCCGTCGTCGGCTTCCTGGCCTTCGTGGAGTTCACCAGCGGCGTGCTGCAGGGCTACTACACGCCCATGCTCACCGACATCGCACGGCACCTGGGCATCCATGATGCGGACGTGAACTGGCTCGAAGGCGCGCAGCTCATGCTCTCGGCGCTCGTCGTTCCCGCATTCGCGAAGCTCGGCGACATGATCGGCCACAAGCGGATGCTGCTGATCTCCACCGCGCTCACGGCGGCGGCGGCTCTCGTGCTGCCGTTCACCGACTCCTTCGTGGTGTTTCTCGTGGCGTGGGCGCTCATGGGCTTCTACGTCGTGTGGCTGCCTCTGGAGATCGCGCTGATCTGGTCGCGCTCACGACGCATGGAGGGCCGTTCGCTCATCACCGCACGTGCTGCGGGTCTGCTCGTCGCCGCACTTGAAGGCGGTGCGATCATCGGTGCGCTCGTCGGAGGCGCGTTGATCGATGTGCTGCCGCTGACGGTCGTGCTGCTCATCCCGGCCCTGCTCGTCGTCGTCTGCTTCTTCGTCATCCTGTTCGGGGTGAAGGAATCGCCCGAGCCCACGGGTGGCACCTTCGACACCGTGGGCCTCGTGCTGATCTCGCTGGCGCTCATCTGCTTCACGGGCGGCCTCGGGATGCTGCGCCTCGAAGGCGGCCTCGAGAACCCCTGGTCGTGGGGCGTCGTGGTCCTCGGCCTCGCCCTCATCGTGCCCTTCGTGCTCTGGGAGCTGCGTCACGCCGATCCGCTCATCGACGTGCGAATGTTCCGCTCCCCGGCGCTCGGCCCCGTCTTCCTCACGGCCGGCCTCTTCGGCGTCAGCGTGCTCGGCGCCCAGGCGCCGCTGTCGACCTTCGCGCGCACCGACCCGACTGTGTACGGCTACGGCCTCGGCACCACAGGCTTCGCGACGTCGCTCATCATCGGCATCTACCTGATCGCGATGATCACGGGTGCGCTGCTGTTCCCCGGGATCGCACGGCGCACGGCGCCGCGCCTGACGCTCATGGGCGCCTCGGTGCTCGTGGGCGTGGGCTTCCTGCTGTTCCTGCCGTTCCACGACACGTATCTGCAGCTCGTGACCAACATGGTCATCGTCGGCCTCGGATCCGGTGCGCTCGTCGCGGCGCTTCCTGCGGCTGCCGCATCCGCTGCCCCGGCCACGCAGACCGGGGTCGCGACGGGGCTCACGAACTCCGTGAAGACGGTCGGCGGTGCGATCGCCTCGTGCATCTTCGGCATCGCCCTCCTGCAGGGCGTGGGCGGCGCTGTCGCGGAGGGCACCGCAGGGTCGCTCTCGGGCTACTTCACGGTGTGGATCGTCTGCGGCGTGACGGCGCTCGCCGCGGCCGCGCTGCTCGTCTTCGTGCCGAAGCAGGCGTTCACGGACCGGGCCGCGGCGTCCGAGGACGAGGTCGTCGCGACTCCCTGA
- a CDS encoding M20/M25/M40 family metallo-hydrolase, with protein sequence MTTPTVRPGIAERLSRMIQLPTVSAEIEERGQEPFDGFVTLLAELYPRVHDTLTLERHTDLGLLYRWKGASAERPVVLMAHYDVVPVDESDDWTYPPFEGRVADGSVYGRGALDDKGPLIVVIEAVENLLADGYTPAQDVYLSFGGNEETYGKAAEEIARVMRERGIVPWLVIDEGGAVVTAPLSFVPGRAAMIGVGEKGVLTLRLSARGDGGHASAPPSLTAVGRVARAVNRLTPATFPARTPKGIARMLTVLAAETPGPARFLLKTLGAVRPFTARVFAAMGGEPAAMVRTTVAATMLAGGTAANVLPSQASATVNLRIALGETVEGVAERVRRRIRDPLVVVEIVEGSEPSPESATDNAQFSLIADALAVSHPGVPAVPYVMMAATDSRHFHRYAPAVYRFAPLEMSNAQRASIHGVDESVEIAALESGERFHRALLQRIQ encoded by the coding sequence ATGACCACCCCGACCGTGCGCCCCGGCATCGCCGAGCGGCTCTCGCGCATGATTCAGCTGCCCACGGTCTCCGCCGAGATCGAGGAGCGAGGGCAGGAGCCTTTCGATGGTTTCGTCACGCTGCTGGCCGAGCTCTACCCGCGTGTGCACGACACGCTCACTCTCGAAAGGCACACGGATCTCGGGTTGCTGTACCGATGGAAGGGCGCGTCCGCCGAGCGTCCGGTCGTGCTCATGGCGCACTACGACGTCGTCCCCGTCGATGAGAGCGATGACTGGACGTATCCGCCCTTCGAGGGCAGGGTCGCGGACGGCTCCGTCTATGGGCGCGGGGCGCTCGACGACAAGGGGCCCCTGATCGTCGTGATCGAGGCCGTGGAGAACCTCCTCGCCGACGGCTACACCCCGGCGCAGGATGTCTACCTCTCGTTCGGCGGCAACGAGGAGACCTACGGCAAGGCGGCGGAGGAGATCGCGAGGGTGATGCGCGAACGCGGCATCGTGCCCTGGCTCGTGATCGACGAGGGTGGTGCGGTCGTCACGGCGCCGCTGTCGTTCGTCCCCGGTCGCGCGGCGATGATCGGCGTCGGCGAGAAGGGCGTGCTCACGCTGCGCCTGTCGGCCCGGGGCGACGGCGGACACGCCTCCGCGCCGCCATCGCTCACAGCGGTCGGTCGCGTGGCACGGGCCGTCAACCGCCTGACCCCCGCTACCTTCCCCGCCCGCACGCCGAAGGGCATCGCGCGGATGCTCACGGTCCTCGCCGCGGAGACCCCGGGGCCGGCGCGGTTCCTGCTGAAGACGCTGGGCGCCGTGCGACCCTTCACCGCGCGGGTGTTCGCGGCGATGGGCGGAGAACCCGCAGCGATGGTGCGCACCACGGTCGCGGCGACGATGCTCGCCGGAGGAACCGCCGCGAATGTGCTTCCCTCGCAGGCATCCGCGACCGTCAACCTGCGCATCGCCCTGGGTGAGACGGTCGAAGGCGTCGCAGAGCGAGTGCGCCGCCGCATCCGCGACCCCCTTGTCGTGGTCGAGATCGTCGAGGGCAGCGAGCCATCGCCGGAGTCCGCAACCGACAACGCGCAGTTCTCCCTCATCGCCGATGCGCTCGCCGTGTCACACCCCGGCGTTCCCGCTGTGCCCTACGTCATGATGGCTGCGACCGACTCGCGTCATTTCCACCGCTATGCGCCGGCGGTGTACCGTTTCGCGCCGCTGGAGATGTCGAACGCGCAGCGCGCGTCGATCCACGGTGTCGACGAGAGCGTCGAGATCGCGGCGCTCGAGAGCGGCGAGCGTTTTCACCGCGCACTCCTGCAGCGGATACAGTGA
- a CDS encoding VOC family protein, producing MAHLNPYLSFKDNAREAMEFYHSVLGGELTVSRFGDMPESGVAPGEEDLVMHAQINAEGGLVLMASDTPTGMNYATPQGMSVSLSGDDPETDRLRAAWNGLSEGGTVLMPLDPAPWGGLFGMMVDRFGITWMVAVNPSFA from the coding sequence ATGGCGCACCTCAATCCGTACCTGTCCTTCAAAGACAACGCACGTGAAGCGATGGAGTTCTACCATTCCGTGCTGGGCGGCGAGCTGACCGTCAGCAGGTTCGGCGACATGCCGGAGTCCGGTGTCGCACCGGGCGAGGAAGACCTCGTGATGCATGCGCAGATCAACGCCGAGGGCGGGCTCGTCCTCATGGCATCCGACACTCCGACGGGCATGAACTACGCGACGCCGCAGGGCATGTCGGTCTCGCTCAGCGGCGATGATCCCGAGACCGATCGTCTGCGGGCGGCATGGAACGGCCTCAGCGAAGGCGGCACCGTTCTGATGCCGCTCGACCCCGCCCCCTGGGGCGGACTGTTCGGCATGATGGTCGACCGTTTCGGCATCACGTGGATGGTCGCCGTCAACCCGTCGTTCGCCTGA
- the thrC gene encoding threonine synthase produces the protein MQFISTRGGMQPQPFSETLLEGLAPDGGLAVPEVMPQVDGETLERWRALTYPQLATEVLGLFATDIPRADLARMTEAAYASFPAEVVPLRAIGDGITLVGLSEGPTLAFKDMAMQFLGQVLEYTLERKDSVLNIVGATSGDTGSAAEHALRGKERVAVFMLSPQGRMSAFQRAQMFSLDDANVHNIAVEGVFDDCQNLVKALAGDLDFKRAQHLGAVNSINLARITAQVVYYFWAWLRATDAGGWTELSFTVPSGNFGNILSGFFAKQMGLPIRRLVLAANENNVLDEFFRTGIYRPRSAAQTLATSSPSMDISKASNLERFIFDLVGRDAAKVVAAWRDLDEQGFFDFTADLGRFEDEFGIVSGTSTHADRLATIRSVYETTGEIIDPHTADGVKVAREYVESGVPMLVLETAKPEKFAETIQEAIGVELDYSPELQAMLDAPQFVTEMADDEQALRAFVEANALR, from the coding sequence GTGCAGTTCATCTCGACCCGTGGCGGCATGCAGCCGCAGCCTTTCAGCGAGACCCTTCTCGAGGGCCTCGCGCCAGACGGAGGGCTTGCCGTGCCCGAGGTGATGCCCCAGGTCGACGGCGAGACGCTCGAGCGCTGGCGGGCGCTGACCTACCCGCAGCTCGCGACCGAGGTGCTCGGCCTCTTCGCGACCGACATCCCGCGGGCAGACCTGGCCCGGATGACCGAAGCGGCCTACGCCTCCTTCCCCGCCGAGGTCGTGCCGCTGCGCGCGATCGGCGATGGCATCACCCTCGTCGGTCTCTCTGAAGGCCCGACGCTGGCGTTCAAGGACATGGCGATGCAGTTCCTCGGGCAGGTGCTCGAGTACACGCTGGAGCGCAAGGACTCGGTGCTGAACATCGTCGGTGCGACATCCGGCGACACCGGATCCGCGGCAGAGCATGCGCTGCGCGGTAAGGAGCGCGTCGCTGTCTTCATGCTGTCGCCGCAGGGTCGTATGAGCGCCTTCCAGCGCGCGCAGATGTTCTCGCTTGATGACGCGAACGTGCACAACATCGCCGTCGAGGGTGTGTTCGACGACTGTCAGAATCTCGTCAAGGCACTCGCCGGCGACCTCGACTTCAAGCGTGCCCAGCACCTCGGTGCGGTCAACTCGATCAACCTGGCCCGCATCACGGCGCAGGTGGTCTACTACTTCTGGGCCTGGCTGCGGGCGACTGACGCCGGCGGCTGGACCGAGCTGTCGTTCACCGTGCCCTCGGGCAACTTCGGCAACATCCTCTCCGGCTTCTTCGCCAAGCAGATGGGGTTGCCGATCCGTCGCCTCGTGCTCGCCGCGAACGAGAACAACGTGCTCGACGAGTTCTTCCGCACGGGCATCTACCGTCCGCGCAGTGCTGCTCAGACGCTCGCGACCTCCAGCCCCTCGATGGACATCTCGAAGGCCTCGAACCTCGAGCGCTTCATCTTCGACCTCGTCGGACGCGACGCGGCCAAGGTCGTGGCCGCCTGGCGCGACCTCGACGAGCAGGGCTTCTTCGACTTCACCGCCGACCTCGGCCGTTTCGAAGACGAGTTCGGCATCGTCAGTGGCACCTCGACGCATGCTGACCGTCTGGCGACGATCCGCTCGGTCTACGAAACCACGGGCGAGATCATCGACCCGCACACCGCGGATGGCGTGAAGGTCGCCCGCGAGTACGTGGAGTCGGGTGTTCCGATGCTCGTGCTCGAGACGGCCAAGCCGGAGAAGTTCGCCGAGACGATCCAGGAGGCGATCGGCGTCGAACTCGACTACTCGCCGGAGCTGCAGGCGATGCTCGATGCTCCGCAGTTCGTCACCGAGATGGCCGACGACGAGCAGGCTCTTCGCGCATTCGTCGAGGCCAACGCGCTGCGCTGA
- a CDS encoding carboxymuconolactone decarboxylase family protein, whose amino-acid sequence MTRISIGQTNKLGYAAVIGMEAHARKSVPVDLLELLKLRASILNGCGFCVDMHATAGLKHRIPSRKLHAVGAWRHAKALFTERELAVLALTDALTLLAPDGVSDDVWQEAARHFDDGELGALVLAISTINVWNRIAIATEMQPPIDEKNPIA is encoded by the coding sequence ATGACGAGAATCTCGATCGGACAGACCAACAAGCTCGGCTATGCCGCCGTCATCGGCATGGAGGCCCACGCGCGCAAGAGTGTGCCCGTCGATCTGCTGGAGCTCCTCAAGCTCCGCGCCTCGATCCTCAACGGCTGCGGATTCTGCGTCGACATGCACGCGACGGCCGGGCTGAAGCACCGGATCCCCAGCCGCAAGCTGCACGCCGTCGGTGCGTGGCGTCACGCGAAGGCGCTGTTCACGGAGCGCGAGCTCGCTGTGCTCGCGCTGACCGACGCACTCACCCTCCTCGCGCCGGACGGAGTGAGCGACGACGTGTGGCAGGAAGCGGCGCGTCATTTCGACGACGGCGAGCTGGGCGCTCTCGTTCTCGCGATCTCGACGATCAATGTGTGGAACCGCATCGCGATCGCGACCGAGATGCAGCCGCCGATCGATGAGAAGAACCCGATCGCGTGA
- a CDS encoding sigma-70 family RNA polymerase sigma factor translates to MTTATPATLAWQSERGRLIGIAYRMLGDFGHAEDVVSDVAIEAVQAERGAPPIRSWPAWLTTVCVRRSIDRVRQLAAVREEYPGTWLPEPVATALLPEDAVANRELLSLSLLHLAEQLPPEARAALILSRAFEMTAPEIGEVLDKSPAAVRQLISRAERRLRIDPDAAAPRPADRPALERLVTAIANGDLETVMSLFAPDAVLYSDGGGKVRAARNPIYGGANIARFYLGIFAKTAAEHPDAPMQVAVFEVNDAFVIAFDSPGRRDVLEIAYDDAGHVIEVHQISNPDKLTRMPS, encoded by the coding sequence ATGACAACGGCGACGCCCGCGACCCTGGCCTGGCAGAGCGAGCGCGGGCGTCTCATCGGGATCGCCTATCGGATGCTCGGAGACTTCGGTCACGCCGAGGACGTCGTCTCCGACGTCGCGATTGAGGCGGTTCAGGCGGAGCGTGGCGCGCCGCCGATCCGTTCCTGGCCGGCCTGGCTGACAACGGTGTGCGTGCGCCGCTCGATCGACCGGGTGCGGCAGTTGGCGGCAGTGCGCGAGGAGTACCCCGGAACCTGGCTGCCGGAGCCCGTCGCGACCGCGCTGCTTCCGGAGGACGCCGTCGCGAATCGCGAGCTGCTGTCGCTGTCGTTGCTGCACCTCGCCGAGCAGCTGCCGCCCGAGGCGCGGGCGGCCTTGATCCTCTCGCGCGCCTTCGAGATGACGGCACCGGAGATCGGCGAGGTCCTCGACAAGTCACCCGCCGCCGTACGTCAGCTCATCTCGCGTGCCGAACGACGGTTGCGGATCGATCCGGATGCGGCGGCGCCGCGCCCGGCAGATCGGCCGGCACTCGAACGACTTGTGACGGCCATCGCGAACGGCGACCTGGAAACGGTGATGTCCCTGTTCGCCCCCGACGCCGTGCTCTACTCCGACGGCGGCGGCAAGGTCCGCGCGGCGCGCAATCCGATCTACGGTGGAGCGAACATCGCGCGCTTCTACCTCGGGATCTTCGCGAAGACGGCCGCCGAGCACCCGGACGCCCCGATGCAGGTGGCTGTGTTCGAGGTCAATGACGCTTTCGTCATCGCCTTCGACTCCCCCGGCCGACGGGATGTGCTCGAGATCGCCTATGACGACGCAGGCCACGTGATCGAAGTGCACCAGATCTCGAACCCGGACAAGCTGACGCGCATGCCGTCCTGA
- a CDS encoding MFS transporter yields MSQLSAVRRAQAAPPARAWVMLVAGLLAQASGTLFVSTPAFLIPYLHAERGVSLAEGGMLAAAPTLGLVLTMVLWGALADRFGERLVIALGLALTALPALGAAMTTDLVQLGFFLFLGGAASASVNAASGRVVIGWFPHDRRGFAMGIRQMSQPLGVSAAAILVPLLLDGYGMPAALLLSAVLNGVFAVLCAIIILNPPHIAKAAGSVPVAAVNPYRGSSFLWRIHAVSGLLVIPQFALSIFGVVWLVTDLGWDATLAGLLIAAAQFIGAISRIVIGGVSDRVGSRVRVLRWVAIAGCFAMLALGLAGFLRIDALAAVIFIAATVVSVLDNGIAFTAVAEAAGHGWAGRALGVQNTGQFLLASAVGPAFGALITLVGAPWALTLLVLAPAAAFPLIPSEDRSALAEDS; encoded by the coding sequence ATGTCCCAGCTCTCCGCCGTACGCCGCGCACAGGCGGCACCGCCCGCACGCGCATGGGTCATGCTCGTCGCGGGCCTGCTCGCGCAGGCATCCGGAACCCTGTTCGTGAGCACACCGGCATTCCTCATCCCGTACCTGCATGCCGAGCGGGGGGTGAGCCTCGCCGAGGGCGGGATGCTCGCTGCGGCGCCCACCCTCGGGCTCGTCCTGACGATGGTGCTGTGGGGCGCGTTGGCCGACCGCTTCGGCGAACGACTCGTGATCGCCCTCGGGCTCGCCCTCACCGCGCTCCCGGCGCTCGGTGCGGCGATGACGACGGACCTGGTGCAGCTCGGATTCTTCCTCTTCCTCGGCGGTGCGGCGTCCGCGAGTGTGAACGCGGCGAGCGGTCGCGTCGTGATCGGATGGTTCCCCCATGACCGCCGCGGATTCGCGATGGGCATCCGGCAGATGTCGCAGCCGCTGGGAGTCTCAGCGGCCGCGATCCTCGTGCCCCTGCTGCTCGACGGATACGGCATGCCTGCAGCGCTCCTGCTCTCCGCGGTGCTCAATGGCGTCTTCGCGGTGCTGTGCGCGATCATCATTCTCAACCCGCCGCACATCGCGAAGGCCGCAGGCTCGGTTCCCGTCGCCGCCGTCAACCCCTACCGGGGCAGCAGCTTCCTCTGGCGCATCCATGCCGTTTCCGGACTGCTCGTGATCCCGCAGTTCGCGCTCTCGATCTTCGGCGTGGTCTGGCTGGTCACCGACCTCGGCTGGGATGCGACGCTCGCAGGCCTGCTCATCGCCGCCGCGCAGTTCATCGGCGCGATCAGCCGCATCGTCATCGGCGGGGTCAGTGATCGCGTCGGCAGTCGTGTGCGCGTGCTGCGGTGGGTCGCGATCGCCGGATGCTTCGCGATGCTCGCCCTCGGACTCGCCGGCTTCCTGCGGATCGATGCGCTCGCCGCCGTGATCTTCATCGCCGCGACCGTCGTCAGCGTGCTCGACAACGGCATCGCCTTCACGGCTGTCGCCGAGGCCGCCGGTCACGGCTGGGCGGGGCGCGCACTCGGCGTGCAGAACACCGGGCAGTTCCTTCTCGCCTCGGCTGTCGGCCCGGCGTTCGGCGCGCTGATCACGCTCGTCGGCGCGCCGTGGGCGCTCACTCTGCTCGTGCTTGCGCCCGCCGCCGCATTCCCCCTGATTCCGTCGGAGGATCGCTCGGCGCTCGCCGAAGACTCCTAG